The Periplaneta americana isolate PAMFEO1 chromosome 16, P.americana_PAMFEO1_priV1, whole genome shotgun sequence genome segment GCCATCAGAGAATGAGTTAACATGTTTAACACTTTTTGAGACGTAATTTTCAAAGTAATGATTCAAAAATGAAGAAACCTCATTTGCACCCTTCCTTCCTTCTCCTTCATGGAAAGGTAAATTACAGACTTGTCTGTTTTAAGATCATGCACATTGAAAACATTTACCCATATTTGCCGCAAATAAAAAATGTCTTGTACCGGAATGTTTGGTAGGGGAGCATTATGCATGAAGTCGAATGCTAAAGCACATATCTCTTCATTCTCATCACATAATGTCTTCATGTTTTTCATAGTACTGTAAAATTTGCGGCTTCGTCGAAAATGGACTTCCAACTCTGCTTTTGCAGCTAATCTCACACTGTCCTTCAGGTGGGGATTCCTTATTTTAATGTTAAGTTCTTCACACATACAGCAAGTGTCTATTTGTGATATTCCGTAacgataaataaaattatcacggAAGTATTGCCTGTAGAAATCATATTTCACTTTTGTTCCATCATGTTTACTACAGTATAGTTCATACATGGTCCTTATATTTAATCTAGCATCTAAGTAATGCATCTCTTTTCCTGCATAATGTGAAGATTTAACCGGGAATCATCTGATGTGCTGATCAATGTTTTCAGTCACGTCTTCAGGCATCTTGGTTGGAGCAGGCTTTCTACCTCTCTTGTCTATTGGCAGTTCACCTCGAAGTAGACTTCGggtaacattaaaaactctttttgtCCCTATAGCATGCAAACTACAAAATGCTTGGCGACAGATCAAATTCCTGCAAGACCTGTCCATTACAAAATAATGGAAATTCGAAATGCGACTATTTTGTTCCGTGTCATTTTTCATTCCAGATCGACGCTGCTTAACATCTACTGCTTCAATAAGGCCCTGTAAATCTATATCTTGTGAGGTTTTATCTGGTAGATTGTGAAAGTTAGTGAATATGTGAATCTTCTGATCCTcacttatattttttaaacactgaCTTCCGACACctgtaaataaaattagtaaaataaCTAATTCTGTTGAGCTGTGATGTTCTGTTCATTACCAGTAAGATAAATCTAATGATAATTTCATTCTTACTAACAAGACATAAAATACTTTATCATACTAGtctgcaataaaatattttgtcatactAAGCTGTAGTCATCTCTATTTTCTTTTTGGCTACAATATTTCCAGCATGATTTCTGTAGGATAATCCTTTCACAATAGAATTTTTATAACAATCTTTTTATGCGTATGATCTTTCCTCTTTGACTTTGGAGACATTGCAAAGAGGCCAATATTATTACCAAGCACACTGCATTCAACACAGGAAGAAACTGATACGACAACACGTTTTCTAAGTGCACAAACAACAGTGGAAAAAAGAACATCGTAATCGACTTTCAGCAATACTAACTTATGAATACGGTGCCAAAAGGAATCAAGTCAATGACTTAGGTCTTTCTTCCTCCATGTAACGAAGCAAGGCATGGTTTCGGCAAGGAGGAAAAgtctgacttagttcctttttccaccgttcgatgcgcaaGACACATCCGTTATTCAAATGGTTGCATAAcccaaaaaatgtatattttgaccTAGTttcttttagctccgactgattcaattgtaTTCCTGATGTAGCGTTAGTTAGTAGTCTAAGAGAAGACAACACTTCACATCATTCATCAAATGCAGTTCCATCAAAGGATGCGATTAAAGTCGTTCCAAAGTGGAGAAAAGTAGACTTTGAAAGACCTGACTGCATTTGGGATGGTCATATTCCAGATCCCCCTGTAAATAATATTTCACCTCATGAACATTTTTCAAGTCTTATTGGAAACGATATTATTTGTTACATAGCAGAGGAATCAAACCTATATGCACACCAAAAAGATGGAATAACTCCAAATATTTCGACAGATGAAATAGAACAATTTCTCGAGATTTTACTGTACATGGGTGCTGTTCCAATGCCATAATACTGTATGTATTGGTCAACTGAATGTAGATTTCTTCGTATTAGTGATGTAAAgagtaaatattacaatatttttcatgCTGAATTTCAAATTACTACATGTACTCCAAATCACTGCAAATTGCaattgtattaattataacaatgtaaaaattagtatttaatagttaaaaaacaataattactgTTACTGTACGTGTTCATTTTGCCATGGAATAGTGCTGATTCCGTTGAAGTGTGATTTGAAAGTGTCTCTTATGATATGAGCCTGCTGTGACAGCCTGTTGAATGTTCTTCATAAACTACTTTTTTGAAATGGTGTTTCGATCAAACAATCTTGTAACGTCGCGGAGTTGAAGTCACCACCTTCACAGTcaataataacactggtcaacagcaaAATTGCGACATGAGTGGTATATACAATTTTTGATTAATTGGACACCCCTTATGACGAAACTGTTACTGAAAGTTGCCAGTTGCTTCGTATTTTTATAGTATGGCATATACTTATGAAGTTGTAATTAGATAAGAATGTAGAGGAATATAGGGGATGAATAAACACACTTAGAAGGACGAGCTGGGTTTATCTTAGGTTTGTTATTGTGAGGAAGGGACTAAGATAAacatacaaaacaagaattc includes the following:
- the LOC138716553 gene encoding uncharacterized protein isoform X2 yields the protein MSGSHLIIHIYVRFTSYVICGEETRVDGTQKLKSNAVPIIFFFSPPSAMKRKPPIKRTASAPKVTKSSSSPVLDSQVLPQNMEVSVGSGAELQPSSSHAASSCEISTPESSASSEASDDCCETELAIQSWQGVGSQCLKNISEDQKIHIFTNFHNLPDKTSQDIDLQGLIEAVDVKQRRSGMKNDTEQNSRISNFHYFVMDRSCRNLICRQAFCSLHAIGTKRVFNVTRSLLRGELPIDKRGRKPAPTKMPEDVTENIDQHIR